From a single Pseudomonas sp. A34-9 genomic region:
- a CDS encoding DUF4880 domain-containing protein has product MPPSDLNAMDEDITVQAADWCMRLHDGDCPPAVRQDFQRWIQLDPRHAFEYAKMLEIWDLSGQLPDEPETAKKLLTGPGAAPDSKREI; this is encoded by the coding sequence ATGCCCCCTTCCGACCTCAACGCAATGGACGAAGACATCACTGTTCAAGCCGCCGATTGGTGCATGCGTCTGCACGATGGCGATTGTCCGCCGGCTGTACGCCAGGACTTCCAGCGCTGGATACAACTCGACCCGCGCCACGCTTTCGAATACGCCAAAATGCTCGAGATCTGGGATCTCAGCGGCCAATTGCCGGATGAACCCGAGACGGCGAAAAAACTCCTCACCGGTCCTGGGGCAGCGCCTGACAGCAAGCGTGAAATTTAG
- a CDS encoding alpha/beta hydrolase — MSTFTTQDGTEIYYKDWGSGKPVLFSHGWPLDADMWEYQMEYLSSRGYRTIAFDRRGFGRSDQPWTGYDYDTFADDIAQLINHLDLRDVTLVGFSMGGGDVSRYIARHGSERVAGLVLLGAVTPLFGKKADFPQGVDTSVFDGIKAGLLQDRAQFIADFAAPFYGTNQGQKVSEGVLTQTLNIALLASLKGTVDCVTAFSETDFRPDMAKIDVPTLVIHGDGDQIVPFETTGKQAAAQIKGAELKVYAGAPHGFAVTHAQALNEDLLAFLKR, encoded by the coding sequence ATGAGCACCTTCACCACGCAAGATGGCACCGAGATTTACTACAAGGATTGGGGCAGCGGTAAACCCGTGCTGTTCAGCCACGGCTGGCCGCTGGATGCCGACATGTGGGAATACCAGATGGAATACCTGAGCAGCCGTGGCTATCGCACCATCGCGTTTGATCGCCGTGGCTTCGGTCGTTCCGACCAGCCGTGGACTGGTTATGACTACGACACCTTCGCCGATGACATCGCGCAACTGATCAATCACCTGGACCTGCGCGACGTGACGCTGGTGGGCTTCTCCATGGGCGGCGGCGACGTCAGCCGCTACATCGCCCGGCATGGCAGCGAGCGCGTTGCAGGGCTGGTGTTGCTGGGCGCGGTGACGCCGCTGTTCGGCAAGAAAGCCGATTTCCCGCAAGGCGTCGACACCTCGGTGTTCGACGGCATCAAGGCCGGCCTGCTGCAGGATCGTGCGCAGTTCATCGCCGACTTCGCCGCGCCGTTCTACGGCACCAATCAGGGCCAAAAGGTCTCCGAGGGTGTGCTCACGCAAACGTTGAACATCGCCCTGCTGGCTTCGCTCAAAGGCACCGTGGATTGCGTCACCGCGTTCTCCGAAACCGACTTCCGCCCGGACATGGCCAAGATTGATGTACCAACCCTGGTGATCCATGGCGACGGCGATCAGATCGTGCCGTTCGAAACCACCGGCAAACAGGCGGCTGCACAAATCAAAGGCGCCGAGTTGAAGGTGTACGCCGGGGCGCCGCATGGTTTTGCGGTGACCCATGCGCAGGCGTTGAATGAGGATTTGCTGGCGTTTCTCAAACGCTGA
- a CDS encoding helix-turn-helix domain-containing protein, producing the protein MKRKSLQGNACPVARTLDLIGDWWSLLIIRDALDGIRRFNDFQKSLDIAKNMLSARLKGLVEQGILQALPAADGGAYKEYVLTERGKALQTVIVALSQWGGEFMYAPGEPGSVMVDAQDRQPIRKLQLMAADGRVLAPQDVATRLAVEH; encoded by the coding sequence GTGAAACGCAAAAGTCTGCAGGGCAATGCCTGCCCGGTCGCCCGCACGCTGGACCTGATTGGTGACTGGTGGTCATTGCTGATCATTCGCGACGCGCTGGACGGGATTCGCCGTTTCAATGATTTTCAGAAGAGTCTGGATATCGCCAAAAACATGCTCAGCGCGCGCCTCAAGGGGCTGGTGGAGCAGGGCATTCTGCAAGCGCTGCCAGCGGCCGATGGCGGCGCTTATAAGGAGTACGTGCTGACTGAGCGCGGCAAAGCCTTGCAAACCGTGATTGTCGCGCTGTCACAGTGGGGTGGTGAGTTCATGTACGCGCCGGGTGAGCCGGGTTCGGTGATGGTCGATGCGCAAGATCGGCAACCGATTCGCAAACTGCAATTGATGGCGGCCGATGGGCGTGTGCTGGCGCCTCAGGACGTCGCAACCCGATTGGCTGTTGAGCACTGA